In one Bacteroides intestinalis DSM 17393 genomic region, the following are encoded:
- the rimP gene encoding ribosome assembly cofactor RimP, with product MIEKKTVCQIVDEWLEGKEYFLVEVTISPDDKIVVEIDHKEGVWIEDCVELSRYIESKLNREDEDYELEVGSAGIGQPFKVLQQYINHIGKEVEVLRKDGRKLCGVLKTADEQHFTVTVEKKVKPEGAKRPTLVEEDETLAYDEIKYTKYLISFK from the coding sequence ATGATAGAAAAGAAAACTGTTTGTCAAATTGTTGACGAGTGGCTGGAGGGAAAAGAGTACTTTCTGGTGGAAGTAACTATCAGCCCGGACGACAAGATTGTGGTGGAAATTGACCACAAAGAAGGGGTTTGGATTGAAGATTGTGTAGAGCTGAGTCGATACATCGAATCCAAGTTGAACCGTGAGGATGAAGATTATGAGTTGGAGGTAGGTTCTGCCGGTATCGGACAGCCATTTAAAGTGTTGCAACAGTACATCAACCACATCGGAAAGGAAGTGGAAGTACTGAGAAAAGACGGACGTAAGCTGTGCGGCGTACTGAAAACAGCCGATGAACAGCATTTTACGGTAACCGTGGAAAAGAAGGTAAAGCCCGAAGGCGCTAAACGCCCCACATTAGTGGAAGAGGACGAAACCCTTGCGTATGATGAAATAAAATATACTAAATACTTAATCAGTTTTAAATAA
- the nusA gene encoding transcription termination factor NusA encodes MAKKVETVSLIDTFSEFKELKNIDRTTMVSVLEESFRSVIAKMFGTDENYDVIVNPDKGDFEIWRNREVVADEDLENPNLQIALSEAQKIDASYEVGEEVTDEVIFANFGRRAILNLRQTLASKILELEKDSIYNKYIDKVGNIINAEVYQIWKKEMLLLDDEGNELLLPKTEQIPSDFYRKGETARAVVARVDNKNNNPKIILSRTSPVFLQRLFEMEVPEINDGLITIKKIARIPGERAKIAVESYDDRIDPVGACVGVKGSRIHGIVRELRNENIDVINYTSNIQLFIQRALSPAKISSIRLNEEERKAEVFLRPEEVSLAIGKGGLNIKLASMLTEYTIDVFRELDQAVEDEDIYLDEFRDEIDGWVIDAIKAIGIDTAKAVLNAPREMLIEKTDLEEETVDEVLHILSSEFEESEGEPEFEAEAEPESETETETE; translated from the coding sequence ATGGCCAAAAAAGTAGAAACTGTCAGTTTGATAGATACATTTTCGGAATTTAAGGAACTGAAAAATATCGATAGAACCACCATGGTGAGCGTACTGGAAGAGTCGTTCCGTAGTGTGATTGCGAAGATGTTCGGCACCGATGAGAATTACGACGTTATCGTGAACCCGGACAAGGGGGACTTCGAAATATGGCGTAACCGTGAAGTGGTGGCGGATGAAGACTTGGAAAATCCGAACTTGCAGATTGCATTATCGGAAGCACAGAAGATTGATGCTTCTTATGAAGTAGGCGAGGAAGTGACGGATGAGGTAATCTTCGCAAACTTTGGACGCCGTGCTATCTTGAACCTTCGCCAGACGTTGGCTTCTAAGATTCTAGAACTGGAAAAAGACAGTATCTATAATAAATATATTGATAAGGTGGGCAACATCATTAATGCAGAAGTATACCAGATATGGAAGAAAGAAATGCTGCTGCTAGATGATGAAGGTAACGAGTTGCTGCTGCCTAAGACGGAACAGATTCCGAGCGATTTTTATCGCAAAGGAGAAACGGCACGTGCCGTTGTAGCCCGTGTGGACAACAAGAATAACAACCCGAAGATCATTCTTTCGCGTACGTCGCCGGTATTCCTGCAACGTCTGTTCGAAATGGAAGTGCCCGAAATCAATGATGGACTGATTACCATCAAGAAGATTGCCCGTATCCCTGGTGAACGCGCCAAGATTGCCGTTGAGTCATACGATGACCGTATTGACCCGGTAGGTGCCTGTGTAGGTGTGAAGGGTAGCCGTATTCATGGTATCGTTCGTGAGTTACGCAACGAGAATATTGACGTAATCAATTACACGTCCAATATTCAGTTGTTTATTCAGCGTGCTCTCAGTCCTGCGAAGATTTCTTCTATTCGTTTGAACGAAGAAGAACGTAAGGCGGAAGTCTTCCTGAGACCGGAAGAAGTATCGCTGGCTATTGGTAAAGGCGGTTTGAACATCAAACTTGCCAGTATGTTGACTGAGTACACTATTGACGTATTCCGTGAGTTGGATCAGGCTGTTGAAGATGAAGATATCTACTTGGATGAGTTCAGGGATGAAATTGACGGTTGGGTGATTGATGCCATCAAAGCGATTGGTATCGATACTGCAAAAGCAGTGCTGAACGCTCCGCGTGAGATGTTGATTGAGAAGACCGACCTGGAAGAAGAAACAGTGGACGAAGTATTGCACATTTTAAGTTCGGAGTTTGAGGAAAGCGAAGGCGAGCCTGAGTTTGAGGCTGAAGCTGAGCCTGAATCTGAAACAGAAACAGAGACAGAATAA
- the infB gene encoding translation initiation factor IF-2: MTIRLNKVTRDLNVGISTVVEFLQKKGFAVEANPNTKINEEQYALLVKEFSTDKNLRLESERFIQERQNKDRNKASVSIDGYETETADKPKVEEIKTVVPEDARPKFKPVGKIDLDKLNRKPVVEKVEEKKVEEPVSVVKEEPKPEPKPEIKPEPKPEPKPEPRPEPKPEPNPESEPAPVVKEILKPEVVEKPAPAPVVAKEEVKKETPASVAPAAKEEVRPAVAEEAPAKEGDEIFTIHKPEFVSKINIIGQIDLATLNQSTRPKKKTKEEKRKEREEKEKIRQDQKKQMKEAIIKEIRREDNKAKDGKEKEADANANKKKRLRINNNKEKVDINNASNFQRGNDNRGGGGKGPHAGGGQQGAGGGNNHQGGNKNNNRNNNNKDRFKKPIIKQEVSEEDVAKQVKETLARLTSKGKSKTSKYRKDKRDMANSRMQEQEDREMADSKVLKITEFVTANELASMMDVSVTQVIATCMSIGIMVSINQRLDAETINLVAEEFGYKTEYVSAEVAQAIVEEEDAEEDLEPRAPIVTVMGHVDHGKTSLLDYIRKANVIAGEAGGITQHIGAYNVKLEDGRKITFLDTPGHEAFTAMRARGAKVTDVVIIIVAADDNVMPQTKEAINHAMAAGVPIVFAINKIDKPTANADKIKEELASMNYLVEEWGGKYQSQDISAKKGLGVNELLEKVLLEAEMLDLKANPNRKATGSIIESSLDKGRGYVATMLVSNGTLRVGDIVLAGTAYGKVKAMFNERNQRLKEAGPSEPVLILGLNGAPAAGDTFHVIDTEQEAREIANKREQLQREQGLRTQKMLTLDEVGRRLALGDFHELNIIVKGDVDGSVEALSDSLIKLSTEQVQVNVIHKGVGAISESDVSLAAASDAIIIGFQVRPSNAAAKMAENEGVDIRKYSVIYDAIEEVKAAMEGMLAPEVKEQVTATIEVREVFNITKVGLVAGAVVKTGKVKRSDKARLIRDGIVIFTGSINALKRFKDDVKEVGTNFECGISLTNCNDIKVGDIIESYEEIEVKQTL, translated from the coding sequence ATGACGATTAGGTTAAATAAAGTAACAAGAGATTTGAATGTAGGAATTTCGACAGTAGTTGAGTTCTTGCAGAAGAAAGGCTTTGCCGTTGAGGCAAACCCCAACACAAAGATTAACGAGGAGCAATACGCCTTGCTCGTGAAAGAGTTCAGTACAGATAAGAATCTTAGACTTGAATCGGAACGTTTTATTCAGGAACGACAGAATAAAGATCGTAACAAAGCATCGGTATCCATAGATGGTTACGAAACTGAAACTGCGGATAAACCGAAAGTGGAAGAAATTAAGACTGTTGTCCCCGAAGATGCACGTCCGAAGTTTAAACCTGTCGGAAAAATTGATTTGGATAAGCTGAACCGGAAACCGGTAGTAGAGAAAGTGGAAGAAAAGAAAGTAGAAGAACCCGTATCTGTGGTAAAGGAAGAACCGAAACCGGAGCCGAAGCCGGAAATCAAACCGGAGCCGAAGCCAGAGCCCAAACCAGAGCCCAGGCCTGAACCAAAGCCGGAACCGAATCCTGAATCCGAACCGGCTCCTGTGGTGAAAGAAATACTGAAACCGGAAGTTGTAGAGAAACCAGCTCCTGCTCCGGTAGTGGCAAAAGAAGAAGTAAAAAAGGAAACGCCTGCTTCCGTAGCACCTGCTGCTAAGGAAGAAGTGAGACCTGCAGTTGCAGAAGAAGCACCAGCAAAGGAGGGAGATGAAATCTTCACCATCCATAAGCCGGAGTTTGTTTCCAAAATCAATATCATCGGTCAGATTGACCTGGCTACGCTGAACCAGTCTACACGCCCCAAGAAGAAGACTAAAGAGGAGAAACGGAAGGAGCGCGAAGAGAAGGAGAAAATCCGTCAGGATCAGAAGAAGCAGATGAAAGAGGCGATTATCAAAGAAATCCGCCGCGAAGACAATAAAGCGAAGGATGGTAAGGAAAAAGAGGCCGATGCCAATGCCAACAAGAAGAAACGTCTTCGTATTAATAATAATAAGGAGAAGGTTGACATTAACAATGCATCCAACTTCCAGCGTGGAAATGACAATCGTGGTGGTGGAGGCAAAGGTCCTCATGCAGGCGGTGGTCAGCAAGGTGCCGGTGGTGGTAACAATCACCAGGGTGGCAACAAGAACAACAACCGTAACAACAATAACAAGGATCGCTTCAAGAAACCGATCATCAAACAGGAGGTTAGTGAGGAAGATGTAGCTAAGCAGGTAAAAGAAACTTTGGCACGACTCACTTCCAAAGGTAAGAGCAAGACTTCCAAATATCGTAAGGACAAGCGCGATATGGCGAACAGCCGTATGCAGGAACAGGAAGACCGCGAAATGGCGGATAGCAAAGTACTGAAGATAACGGAATTTGTGACTGCCAACGAATTGGCAAGCATGATGGATGTTTCCGTAACTCAGGTTATTGCTACTTGTATGAGTATCGGTATCATGGTGTCTATCAATCAGCGTCTGGATGCTGAAACCATTAATCTGGTGGCGGAAGAATTCGGATACAAGACTGAATATGTCAGTGCGGAAGTGGCACAGGCCATTGTAGAGGAAGAAGATGCCGAAGAAGATCTGGAACCGCGTGCGCCGATTGTTACCGTCATGGGTCACGTAGACCACGGTAAAACATCATTGCTCGACTATATCCGTAAGGCGAACGTTATTGCCGGTGAAGCCGGTGGTATCACGCAGCATATCGGTGCTTACAACGTGAAACTGGAAGACGGACGTAAGATTACGTTCCTCGATACTCCGGGGCACGAAGCATTTACCGCTATGCGTGCCCGTGGTGCGAAGGTGACGGACGTAGTTATCATTATCGTTGCTGCCGATGATAACGTGATGCCGCAAACGAAGGAAGCTATCAACCATGCTATGGCTGCCGGTGTACCTATCGTATTCGCTATTAATAAGATTGATAAACCGACTGCCAATGCTGACAAGATCAAGGAAGAACTGGCATCTATGAACTACCTCGTTGAAGAATGGGGCGGTAAGTATCAGTCACAAGATATCTCAGCCAAGAAAGGTCTGGGTGTGAACGAACTGTTGGAAAAGGTATTGCTGGAAGCAGAAATGCTGGATCTGAAAGCAAATCCGAACCGTAAGGCTACAGGTTCCATCATCGAGTCTTCATTGGACAAGGGACGTGGTTATGTAGCTACCATGCTGGTATCGAACGGTACGCTGCGCGTAGGCGATATCGTACTGGCAGGTACAGCGTATGGTAAAGTGAAAGCTATGTTCAACGAACGTAACCAGCGCCTGAAAGAGGCCGGACCTTCTGAACCGGTATTGATTCTGGGATTGAACGGTGCACCTGCTGCAGGTGATACATTCCACGTAATCGATACGGAACAGGAAGCACGTGAAATTGCTAACAAGCGTGAACAGTTGCAACGTGAGCAGGGTCTGCGTACTCAGAAGATGCTTACTTTGGACGAAGTTGGCCGCCGTCTGGCATTGGGTGACTTCCACGAACTGAATATTATCGTTAAGGGTGACGTGGACGGTTCTGTTGAGGCGTTGAGCGACTCACTGATCAAACTGTCTACCGAACAGGTACAGGTGAATGTAATTCATAAAGGTGTTGGAGCTATCTCCGAGTCCGATGTATCATTGGCTGCCGCTTCGGATGCCATTATCATCGGTTTCCAGGTACGTCCGTCGAATGCCGCCGCGAAGATGGCAGAGAACGAAGGTGTGGATATCCGCAAGTACTCAGTGATCTACGATGCTATCGAAGAGGTGAAGGCTGCTATGGAAGGTATGTTGGCACCGGAAGTGAAGGAGCAGGTAACCGCAACTATTGAGGTACGCGAAGTGTTCAATATTACCAAGGTAGGTCTTGTAGCCGGTGCGGTAGTGAAGACCGGAAAAGTGAAGCGAAGCGACAAGGCTCGTTTGATCCGTGACGGTATCGTAATCTTTACCGGTTCTATCAATGCGTTGAAACGTTTCAAGGATGACGTGAAGGAAGTAGGTACCAACTTTGAGTGTGGTATCAGCCTGACGAACTGCAACGATATCAAGGTAGGCGATATTATCGAATCTTACGAAGAAATAGAAGTAAAACAGACTCTGTAA
- a CDS encoding CvpA family protein, with amino-acid sequence MTIIDIILLVVIGAGAVIGFIKGFIRQLASILGLIVGLLAAKALYVSVAERVFSRITDSMTFAQILAFVVIWVVVPLLFLLVASLLTKAMEAISLGWLNRWLGAGLGALKFLLLVSLLICVVEFIDSDNTMINRTMKEESVLYYPIESFAGMFFPAAKEVTEQYILNT; translated from the coding sequence ATGACAATAATAGATATCATCCTATTGGTGGTGATTGGCGCGGGAGCAGTCATCGGTTTTATAAAAGGTTTCATCAGACAACTGGCATCTATCCTTGGATTGATTGTTGGGTTGCTGGCTGCGAAAGCGCTGTATGTGTCGGTAGCGGAGAGAGTCTTTTCTAGGATAACGGACTCTATGACATTTGCACAGATATTGGCATTTGTTGTGATCTGGGTAGTGGTGCCGTTATTGTTTTTACTGGTGGCATCTTTGTTGACGAAGGCGATGGAAGCAATTTCTCTCGGTTGGCTGAACCGCTGGCTGGGTGCCGGATTGGGGGCATTGAAATTCCTGCTACTGGTGAGCCTGCTTATCTGTGTTGTCGAGTTTATCGACTCGGATAATACGATGATCAATAGAACAATGAAGGAGGAATCCGTGTTATATTATCCTATAGAGTCGTTTGCGGGAATGTTTTTCCCGGCTGCAAAAGAAGTTACAGAACAATATATACTTAATACATAA
- the sufB gene encoding Fe-S cluster assembly protein SufB — protein MQPEEPNKYVKELTQEKYKYGFTTDVHTEVIERGLNEDVVRLISAKKNEPEWLLEFRLKAYRHWLTMEMPTWAHLRIPEIDYQAISYYADPLAKKKDAPKSMDEVDPELIKTFNKLGIPLEEQMALSGMAVDAVMDSVSVKTTFKETLMEKGIIFCSISEAVREHPDLVQKYLGSVVGYRDNFFAALNSAVFSDGSFVYIPKGVRCPMELSTYFRINARNTGQFERTLIVADDDSYVSYLEGCTAPMRDENQLHAAIVEIVVHERAEVKYSTVQNWYPGDAEGKGGVYNFVTKRGNCKGANSKLSWTQVETGSAITWKYPSCILTGDNSSAEFYSVAVTNNYQQADTGTKMIHLGKNTSSTIVSKGISAGHSENSYRGLVRVAQKADNARNYSQCDSLLLGDKCGAHTFPYMDIHNETAVVEHEATTSKINEDQIFYCNQRGISTEDAVGLIVNGYAKEVLNKLPMEFAVEAQKLLAISLEGSVG, from the coding sequence ATGCAACCCGAAGAACCCAATAAATATGTAAAGGAACTAACGCAGGAGAAGTACAAATACGGCTTCACCACCGATGTGCATACGGAAGTCATTGAGCGTGGGCTGAATGAAGACGTTGTAAGGCTGATCTCTGCGAAAAAGAACGAGCCGGAATGGCTGTTGGAGTTCCGTCTGAAAGCATATCGTCACTGGTTGACGATGGAGATGCCTACATGGGCACATCTCCGTATTCCTGAGATAGATTATCAGGCTATTTCCTACTATGCCGATCCGTTGGCGAAGAAGAAAGATGCTCCGAAGAGTATGGACGAGGTAGACCCTGAGTTGATAAAAACCTTCAATAAGCTGGGGATTCCCTTGGAAGAACAGATGGCATTGAGTGGCATGGCTGTAGATGCTGTGATGGACTCTGTATCTGTGAAGACTACGTTCAAGGAAACGTTGATGGAGAAAGGAATCATTTTCTGTTCCATCAGTGAAGCTGTACGTGAGCATCCGGATTTGGTGCAGAAGTATCTTGGTTCCGTTGTGGGATACCGTGATAACTTCTTTGCTGCATTGAATTCGGCGGTATTCTCCGACGGTTCGTTTGTATATATCCCGAAAGGGGTACGCTGTCCGATGGAGTTGTCCACGTATTTCCGTATCAATGCGCGTAATACAGGCCAGTTTGAGCGGACGCTGATTGTGGCGGATGATGATTCGTATGTTTCCTATCTGGAAGGTTGTACGGCTCCGATGCGCGATGAGAACCAACTGCATGCTGCTATCGTGGAAATTGTGGTGCATGAGCGTGCGGAAGTGAAGTACAGTACCGTACAGAACTGGTATCCGGGTGATGCCGAAGGCAAAGGTGGTGTCTATAACTTCGTTACGAAACGTGGTAACTGCAAAGGTGCGAACAGTAAACTCTCTTGGACACAGGTGGAGACAGGTTCGGCTATTACGTGGAAATACCCTTCCTGTATTTTGACGGGAGATAACTCTTCGGCTGAATTCTATAGTGTGGCGGTGACGAATAACTACCAGCAGGCGGATACGGGTACGAAGATGATTCATCTGGGTAAGAATACCAGCAGTACGATTGTCAGCAAAGGTATTTCTGCCGGACATAGTGAGAACTCTTACCGTGGCTTGGTGCGTGTAGCTCAAAAGGCGGATAATGCGCGTAACTATAGCCAGTGCGACTCTCTGTTGCTGGGTGATAAGTGCGGTGCGCATACCTTCCCGTATATGGATATCCATAATGAGACGGCAGTTGTGGAGCATGAAGCGACTACCAGCAAGATCAATGAAGACCAGATATTCTATTGTAACCAACGTGGTATTTCTACGGAGGATGCTGTAGGGCTGATCGTGAACGGTTATGCTAAGGAAGTGCTTAATAAGCTGCCTATGGAGTTTGCGGTAGAGGCTCAGAAATTGTTGGCTATTTCGTTGGAAGGCAGCGTAGGATAA
- the sufC gene encoding Fe-S cluster assembly ATPase SufC, translating to MLEIKDLHASVNGKEILKGINLSVKAGEVHAIMGPNGSGKSTLSAVLVGNPAFEVTKGSVTFCGKNLLDFSPEDRSHEGIFLSFQYPVEIPGVSMVNFMRAAVNEQRKYNHLPALSASEFLKLMREKRAIVELDNKLANRSVNEGFSGGEKKRNEIFQMAMLEPKLSILDETDSGLDIDALRIVAEGVNKLKTPENGTIVITHYQRLLDYIKPDVVHVLYKGRIVKTAGPELALELEEKGYDWIKKELGE from the coding sequence ATGTTAGAAATAAAAGACCTGCATGCCAGTGTAAATGGCAAAGAGATATTGAAAGGCATCAACCTGTCGGTAAAAGCAGGTGAAGTGCATGCTATTATGGGACCGAACGGTTCTGGAAAGAGTACTCTTTCGGCTGTATTGGTAGGTAATCCTGCCTTTGAAGTAACAAAGGGAAGCGTGACTTTCTGTGGTAAGAACCTTTTGGATTTTTCACCGGAAGACCGTAGCCATGAGGGCATCTTCCTCAGCTTTCAATATCCGGTAGAAATTCCGGGTGTGAGTATGGTCAACTTTATGCGTGCAGCGGTGAATGAGCAACGTAAATACAATCATCTGCCTGCTCTCAGTGCAAGTGAGTTCCTGAAGTTGATGCGTGAAAAGCGTGCCATTGTGGAACTGGACAATAAACTGGCTAACCGTTCAGTGAACGAAGGTTTCTCAGGTGGTGAGAAGAAGCGGAATGAAATCTTCCAGATGGCGATGCTGGAACCGAAATTGAGCATCCTGGATGAAACGGATTCCGGACTGGATATCGATGCTTTGCGTATCGTAGCCGAAGGTGTGAATAAGCTGAAAACACCGGAGAACGGTACCATTGTCATCACTCACTACCAACGCTTACTGGATTATATCAAACCTGACGTCGTACATGTGCTTTATAAAGGTCGTATCGTGAAGACTGCGGGACCGGAATTGGCTCTGGAACTGGAAGAGAAGGGGTATGATTGGATTAAGAAGGAGTTGGGAGAATAA
- the sufD gene encoding Fe-S cluster assembly protein SufD: protein MNAEQQYIDLFSQTEAMICQHSTEVMNTPRATAFADFERFGFPTRKQEKYKYTDVSKFFEPDYGLNLNRLDIPVNPYEVFKCDVPNMSTSLYFVVNDAFYNKALPASHLPEGVIFGSLKEMAEKYPELLKKYYGKLADTSKDGVTAFNTAFTQDGVLLYVPKNVALERPIQLVNILRGDVNFLVNRRVLIVLEDGAQARMLVCDHAMDAVNFLATQVIEVFVGENAVFDLYELEETHTSTVRISNMYVKQEANSNVLLNGMTLHNGTSRNTTEVLLAGEGAEINLCGMAIADKNQHVDNNTIIDHAVPNCTSNELFKYVLDDQSVGAFAGLVLVRPDAQHTSSQQTSRNLCATREARMYTQPQLEIYADDVKCSHGATVGQLDENALFYMRQRGIPAREARLLLMFAFVNEVIDTIRLDALKDRLHLLVEKRFRGELNKCQGCAICK, encoded by the coding sequence ATGAATGCAGAACAACAATACATAGATCTTTTCTCCCAGACGGAAGCGATGATATGCCAGCACAGCACCGAGGTGATGAATACCCCTCGTGCCACTGCGTTTGCCGACTTTGAGCGGTTTGGCTTTCCTACCCGTAAACAGGAGAAATATAAATATACCGATGTCAGCAAGTTCTTTGAACCGGACTATGGGTTGAACCTGAACCGTCTGGATATTCCGGTAAATCCCTATGAAGTATTCAAATGCGATGTACCCAATATGAGTACCTCCCTGTACTTTGTAGTGAATGATGCTTTTTATAATAAAGCATTACCTGCTTCACATCTACCTGAAGGAGTTATCTTCGGTAGTTTGAAGGAGATGGCAGAGAAGTATCCGGAACTGCTAAAGAAATACTATGGCAAGCTGGCAGATACTTCAAAAGACGGAGTGACAGCATTCAACACTGCTTTTACACAAGACGGTGTGTTGTTATATGTACCTAAGAATGTTGCTTTGGAACGTCCTATCCAGTTGGTAAACATCCTGCGGGGGGATGTGAACTTCTTGGTGAACCGCCGGGTATTGATTGTACTGGAAGATGGCGCACAGGCACGTATGTTGGTGTGTGATCATGCCATGGATGCCGTGAACTTCCTGGCAACCCAGGTGATAGAAGTATTCGTAGGTGAGAATGCTGTCTTTGATCTTTACGAACTGGAAGAAACGCACACAAGTACCGTACGTATCAGCAATATGTATGTGAAACAGGAAGCCAACAGCAATGTATTGCTGAATGGCATGACCTTGCATAACGGTACTTCTCGCAATACCACTGAAGTATTGTTGGCAGGTGAAGGCGCTGAAATCAACCTTTGTGGTATGGCCATTGCAGATAAGAATCAGCATGTAGATAATAATACAATCATCGACCATGCTGTGCCTAACTGTACGAGTAATGAACTCTTTAAGTATGTGCTCGATGATCAGTCTGTCGGTGCATTTGCTGGTCTGGTGTTAGTGCGTCCGGATGCGCAACATACCAGTTCGCAGCAAACGAGCCGGAACCTTTGCGCCACACGCGAGGCACGTATGTATACGCAGCCACAACTGGAAATTTATGCCGATGATGTAAAGTGTAGCCATGGCGCTACTGTTGGTCAGTTGGATGAAAATGCACTCTTCTATATGCGCCAGCGCGGTATTCCGGCACGTGAAGCCCGCTTGTTGCTGATGTTTGCCTTCGTGAACGAAGTAATTGATACCATTCGTCTGGATGCTTTGAAGGATCGCTTACATCTCTTGGTTGAGAAACGTTTCCGTGGCGAACTGAATAAGTGCCAAGGCTGTGCGATATGTAAGTGA
- a CDS encoding aminotransferase class V-fold PLP-dependent enzyme has translation MYDIQKIRADFPILSREVYGKPLVYLDNGATTQKPRCVVDAITDEYYSVNANVHRGVHFLSQQATELHEASRETVRKFINAGSINEIVFTRGTTESINLLAASFGEEFLSPGDEVIVSVMEHHSNIVPWQLLAERKRINLKVIPMNDRGELLMDEYEKLFTDRTKIVSVVHVSNVLGTVNPIKEMIKVAHNHNVPFLVDAAQSIPHMAVDVKELDADFLVFSGHKVYGPTGVGVLYGKEEWLDKLPPYQGGGEMIKHVSFERTTFNELPFKFEAGTPDYIGTTGLAKALDYVSAIGMDQIAAYEHELTEYATQRLKTIPGMRIFGEAAAKGSVISFLVGDIHHFDMGTLLDRLGIAVRTGHHCAQPLMQRLDIEGTVRASFGIYNTKKEIDVLVAGIERVGKMF, from the coding sequence ATGTATGATATTCAAAAGATAAGAGCCGATTTTCCCATACTTTCCCGTGAAGTGTACGGCAAACCATTAGTCTATTTGGATAATGGGGCGACGACACAGAAACCGCGTTGTGTGGTGGATGCAATAACGGATGAATATTATTCTGTCAATGCCAATGTGCATCGTGGTGTACATTTCCTGTCGCAACAGGCAACGGAATTGCACGAGGCAAGTCGCGAAACAGTGCGGAAGTTCATCAATGCCGGCTCTATAAATGAAATCGTATTTACAAGGGGAACCACGGAAAGCATCAATTTGTTGGCAGCCAGTTTCGGTGAAGAATTCCTGAGTCCGGGTGATGAAGTGATTGTTTCAGTAATGGAACATCATAGTAACATTGTGCCTTGGCAACTGCTGGCTGAACGGAAGCGTATCAACCTGAAGGTTATTCCAATGAACGACCGCGGTGAACTTCTGATGGATGAATACGAGAAACTTTTTACCGATAGAACAAAAATTGTCAGTGTGGTACATGTCTCTAATGTATTGGGTACGGTCAATCCTATCAAGGAAATGATTAAGGTTGCCCATAACCATAATGTACCTTTTCTGGTAGATGCGGCACAATCCATTCCTCACATGGCAGTGGACGTGAAAGAGCTGGATGCTGATTTCCTTGTATTCTCCGGTCATAAAGTGTATGGTCCTACCGGTGTAGGCGTGCTTTATGGTAAGGAAGAATGGCTGGATAAATTACCCCCTTATCAGGGCGGCGGTGAGATGATAAAGCATGTATCTTTTGAACGTACTACCTTCAATGAATTGCCATTTAAATTCGAAGCCGGTACTCCTGATTATATCGGTACTACGGGACTGGCGAAAGCGCTCGATTATGTTTCTGCCATTGGCATGGATCAGATTGCCGCTTATGAGCATGAATTGACGGAATATGCCACACAGCGATTGAAAACAATCCCTGGTATGCGCATCTTTGGTGAGGCAGCTGCGAAAGGGAGTGTCATCTCTTTCCTTGTGGGTGATATTCATCACTTCGATATGGGCACATTGCTCGATCGTCTCGGTATTGCCGTACGTACAGGACACCATTGTGCCCAACCGTTGATGCAACGCCTCGACATAGAAGGAACAGTGCGTGCTTCCTTTGGAATCTATAATACAAAAAAAGAAATCGATGTCTTGGTGGCAGGTATTGAACGTGTCGGTAAGATGTTTTGA